The proteins below are encoded in one region of Leptospira terpstrae serovar Hualin str. LT 11-33 = ATCC 700639:
- a CDS encoding class I SAM-dependent methyltransferase — MNTKNHYANHLGNFYSWMLGDWKTKETEFREFLFKKNLTAKRNEVAIDLGAGNGVQSLALSKLGYQVIAVDFNKQLLSELEKNAKDSNQSIQIVDDDILSVVQWKDKQPKFILCCGDTITHLNSKEEIQVFIKSCYESLIPGGNFLISFRDYSKPLTGDSRFIPVMSDPSKIHTCVLEYEENKIRVTDQLYEKKEGGWVMSVSSYFKVRLLEEECLLYLKEAGFHWEWEETFQRMITILAKK; from the coding sequence ATGAATACAAAAAACCATTACGCAAACCATCTTGGAAATTTTTACTCTTGGATGCTCGGAGATTGGAAAACTAAGGAAACCGAGTTTCGAGAGTTTTTATTTAAAAAAAATTTAACTGCAAAAAGAAATGAAGTAGCGATTGATTTAGGTGCAGGCAATGGGGTTCAGTCATTGGCCTTATCCAAATTAGGTTATCAAGTCATTGCAGTTGACTTTAACAAACAACTTCTTTCTGAATTGGAAAAAAATGCAAAAGATTCGAACCAATCCATCCAAATTGTGGACGATGATATCTTATCTGTTGTTCAATGGAAAGATAAACAACCTAAATTCATATTATGTTGTGGGGATACAATTACCCATCTTAATTCAAAAGAAGAGATTCAAGTTTTTATTAAATCATGTTACGAATCATTAATTCCCGGAGGAAACTTTCTAATCTCTTTTCGAGATTATTCCAAACCTCTCACTGGTGATTCTCGATTCATTCCCGTAATGTCCGATCCTTCCAAAATCCATACTTGTGTATTAGAATATGAAGAGAATAAAATTAGAGTCACAGACCAGTTATATGAAAAAAAAGAAGGGGGCTGGGTAATGTCAGTGAGTTCTTATTTTAAAGTACGACTACTTGAAGAAGAATGTTTACTTTATCTAAAAGAAGCAGGTTTTCATTGGGAGTGGGAAGAGACGTTTCAAAGAATGATAACCATACTTGCAAAAAAATAA